In a genomic window of Mercenaria mercenaria strain notata chromosome 19, MADL_Memer_1, whole genome shotgun sequence:
- the LOC123543875 gene encoding gamma-aminobutyric acid receptor subunit beta-4-like produces MSVQSSLTIIMLLDKRRCMAEKNLTFFLCILTASATSGEGPTRSELVHKLLNDTQYDNSLPPEYSTGNVTNVSVQLAITDLDSESDINMEYDCTLYLRLNWTDGRLDFTAYNTSYKRLILGNNIVDKVWIPDLFFYSQRKSEMQGLSTKNQLVYLFENGTIMYSGR; encoded by the exons ATGTCGGTGCAATCCAGCCTGACG ATAATCATGTTACTAGATAAGAGAAGGTGTATGGCAGAGAAGAATTTAACGTTCTTCCTGTGTATCTTAACGGCATCAGCCACTTCCGGCGAAGGACCGACAAg GTCTGAGCTTGTTCATAAACTGCTCAATGACACTCAATATGACAACAGCCTACCACCGGAGTATTCCACAG gAAATGTCACAAACGTTTCTGTACAATTGGCTATAACTGATCTTGATTCTGAAAGTGACATTAACATG GAGTATGATTGTACATTGTATCTACGTTTGAACTGGACAGACGGACGTTTAGATTTCACAGCATATAATACCAGTTACAAGCGTCTAATATTAGGCAATAATATTGTGGACAAAGTTTGGATACCAGATTTGTTCTTCTACTCCCAAAGAAAGTCAGAAATGCAAGGTCTTTCCACAAAGAATCAGTTGGTGTATTTATTCGAGAATGGTACCATTATGTACAGCGGCAggtaa